TTCGAGCCGGTCGACCTGACCGGCCTGGCCGCCGAGGAATGCGCCCAGACCGGCGCCGAGCTGTCGGCGCAAGCGGACGGCGGCGACGTCACGGTCAACGGCGTGCCGCGCCTGCTGCGCCGTGCGATCCGCAACCTGCTGGAGAACGCCCGCCGCTACAGCCCCGGCCCGGTGGAAGTCGAGGTGCGCCGCGAAGGCAGCCACGCCGTGCTGCGCGTGTGCGACCGGGGGCCGGGCGTGCCGCCCGACCAGTGCGAGCGGATCTTCGAGCCGTTCTACCGGCTGCCGGGCGCGAGCGAGCGCGACGGTGGGGTCGGGCTGGGGCTGGCGCTGGTGCGGTCGATCGCGGGGCGGCACCACGGGACGGTGCACTGCGAGGGGCGCGAAGGCGGTGGGGCGTGTTTCGTGCTCAGGTTGCCGGCGTAGCTGTCCGGTGCCCGGTGCCCGAACGCGGCGCCGATCGGCTGCGGGGGATTTGGAAACCGGATGATGCAGGCCGCTTGTGCGGGGAGCGGACATCTGGCGGGCGCGCTCAGCTGCACGCTCGAATGGGCATGGCAACAACCTTCTGATCGATCGTCCCGAACACATTGCGGCCATCCTTGTCACGCACCTCGATTCGCACGGTTTCACCGTGCCGCAGGTAGGGAGTCTTCGGCGCACCGCCTTCCAGCGTCTCGCGTGTACGTTGCTCGGCGATGCATCCATAACCATTTGCAGCGCTTTCGTTCGAGACCGTGCCGCCTCCCACGATGGTGCCCGCGCCAGCTGGCCGCGTTCGGCAGAGATGGGCGATCAACTGGCCGAACGAAAAGTGCATGCCGTCGCCGCAGTCAAGTCGGCCGACCTGAGCGGCATTCCTGAACGTGGCCATTTGCATGTGCAGCCGCCCTCCATCCCATGCCACACCCAGTTCGTCAGGCGTGACCGCCACCGGTGAGAACGAGGAGGATGGCTTGCTCTGCAGGAAGCCGAAGCCTTTGGCGAGCTCGGAGGGAATCAGGTTGCGCAGCGACACATCGTTCACGACCATGACCAGCTTCACCGCCGCAAGCGCCTCCTGCGCCGATATCCCGGCAGGAACGTCGCCGGTGATGACGGCGACCTCGGCCTCGAAATCGATGCCCCATTCTTCATTTCCGCACGCGATGTCATCGCACGCCCCCACCATGCTGTCGCTGCCGCCCTGGTACATCAGGGGGTCGTGAAGCAGCTCCGGTGGCATGGCCGCACCCCGGGCACGCCGTACCAGGGCCACATGGTTCAGGTAGGCGGATCCGTCGACCCATTGGTAGGCACGCGGCAACGGCGCCATGCACATCCGGGGTTGGAACGGAAACGCCCCTGCGATCTTCCCGGCTTCGAGCTGCCGCCAGCGCTGGCGCAGCAAGGGCTCCAGGTCATCCCAGCGGTCCAGGGCGTCCTGCAGCGTGTGCGCCATGTCCGTGACGAGCGTTGCGCGATCGAGGTCGCGGCTCACCAGGACGAGTTGGCCATCGCGACTGCCATCACGATAGGTGGCCAGTTTCATGGGGGGTCCTCCTTAGGTCCTTTCCGGGCGACCGTCGCCCGCGAGTGCCGCCCGGTCGAGCAGGACGATCGTTCCAGGCTGCTTCAGGATCAGGCCCTTGCGCTCGAACTCCGCAAGGGTGAGGCTGACCCATGTGCGCGTGGCGCCGATCATCTTGGCCAGGTCTTCATGCGTCAGTTCCTGCACCAGGTGCCGCCCGTCAGCCGAGGTCACGGACAAGGCGGCCAGGATGCGACCGAGCCGCAGCGTGGCGGAATCCAGCACGAGCGGCGCACTGCGCTCGATCGTCTCCACGGCAAGAACCGCCAGCAGCTGCGTGATGTTGTGCGCGAAGCGCGGGATGCTGCGCAGACACTCCTGGAAGTGCGTGGCAGGAAGGATCGAGGCGTCGACGGCGCCCACGGCTTCCACCGACAGGATGCGCGGCGTTCGCAGCACCACGGCCGCCAGCCCCAGGATGCTGCCGCTGGTCAGGATGCTCATGGTGAACTCTTCACCCTCGGGCGAGGTGAGGTACAAGCGAACGCGGCCGTTGCGCACCACCACAAGGGAATCGCTTGGCTCCCCCTGGCCGAAAACCGGCGCACGCGGGGCGAACGACTTCACGCGCATCAGCCTGTGGATGGACTCCGCTTCGTCGTGGCTCAGGCCCTCGAGCGCGCGGGTCCATTTGGGGTCGGACGTGCGATTCATCTGCCACCCGCCTCAGCTGGCCGGTGTGCCGTCGAAGTACCGGTCGTACTTCCCCGACAGCGAGCGGAACGCCCCAGCGTCGGCCGGAGGCGGCCGGGGCGAACGGATGGCAGGCCAGGTCCGGGAGTAGGTTCGATTGAGTTCGCGCCAATGGGGATCGGCCTGCATGTCGAAAGCGATGGCGCCGACCGGGCATTGGGGTTCGCACACGCCGCAGTCGATGCAGGTCTCGGGATCGATCACCAGCATGGTCTGCCCCTCGCGGAAGGCATCCACGGGGCATATGGCCACGCAGTCGGTGTATTTGCAGCGGATGCAAGCCTCGGTCACGACATAGCTCAAGGCAAAACCCCCTTACCTCTCGACAAAAGCGCGCTCGAACACGTAGTCGCCGGCCTGGCCGGCTCCGGGCGAGACCTTGAATCCGCGGCCATCGAGCTCGGCGCGGATGTCCGTGAGCGCCGCGGGGTTGCCGCAGACCATGAAGCGGTCGCTGGCCGGGGAAAGGGCGGGCAGGCCGAGATCCTGCGTGAGCTTGCCGGAGCGCATCAACTCAGGGATCCGACCGGTCACTCGAAACGGCTCGCGCGTGCAGGTGGGGTAGTAGAGCAGGCTGCGTTGGACCAGGGGGCCCAGGTACTCGTCTTGCGGCAGGCGTGACTGCAGTTCGTCGGCATACGCCAGTTCGCTGACGTAGCGCACCCCGTGCACCAGGATCACCCGCTCGAACCGCTCGTAGGCCTCCAGGTCGCGCACGATGCTCATGAACGGCGCAAGCCCGGTGCCCGTGGCCAGCAGGTAGAGGTTTCGTCCAGGCCGCAGATCGTCGAGCACCAGGGTGCCCACCGGCTTGCGACCCACCAGCACCTCGTCGCCTTCGCGCAGGTGCTGGAGCCTGGAGGTCAGCTGGCCATCGGCGACCTTGATGCTGAAGAACTCGAGTTCCTCTGCGAAGCTGGGGCTGGCGATGCTGTAGGCCCGCAGCACGGGCCGCTGGTCCACCATCAGCCCCAGCATCAGGAAGTGGCCGCTGCGAAACCTCAGGCTGGACGGCCGTGTCGTGGTGAAGCTGAACAGCGTATCGTTCCAGTGGCGCACCGAAGTGACGCGCTCGGTGGTGGCTGCACTCATCGTCGCCTCACTGCATCCGGATGTTGGCGTCCTTGACCACGCGCGACCAGCGGGCCACCTCGGCGCGGATGAACCGGTCGTACTCCTGGGGCGTGCTGCCCACCGGGTCCATGCCGAAGTCGCGCACCTTGGCCGCGAATGCCGGATCCCTGACAACGCTCGCCACATCGGCGCCGATCCTGTCGATGATGGCCCGCGGCACCTTGCTGGAGGTGACCAGCCCGAATGCCGAAACCACTTCGAAGTGGGGGATGGTTTCGGCGATGGCCGGGTAGCCCGGGTCGCTGGCCAGCCGGTTCTTCAGGGTGACGCCCAGGACCTTGAGCTTGCCGCTGCGGACGTATTCCTTGACGGGCGCCCAGACGTCGAACAACAGGGGCACGCGGCCGCTCAGGACATCGGAATGGGCTGCCGCGCTGCCGCCGTACGGCACGTGCAGCAGGTCGATGCCGGCCAACTGGTTCAGGAGCGCGCCCGAGACGTGGTTGAGCGTTCCAATTCCCGGGGTCGCGTAGCTGAGGGTGCCCGGCTTGGCCTTGGCGAGAGCAATCAGTTCCTGCACGTTGTTGGCAGGAAGCGAAGGGTGCGCCACCAGCACGCAGGCGGACGAGGTGATCTGGCTCACGGCCGCCAGGTCGTTGAGGGTGTCGTAGGGCATGTCGCTGCGGATGGCCGGGTTGACCACGTGCGCCATGACGACCATGCCGATGGTGAGCCCGTCCGGCGCTGCCTTCGCCACGATGTTGGTGCCGATGGTCGAGCCGCCGCCCGCCTTGTTCTCCACCACCACCGGCTGCTTCCATATCACGGCAAGGCGCTCGGCCAGCATGCGCGCCAGCACGTCGGTAGGGCCACCGGCCGTGAAGGGCACCACGATGCGCACGGGCCTCGAAGGAAAACCCTCCTGCGCGGCGAGCGGTCCCGCAGCGAGTGCCGCCGCTGCGGTCATGACGAAGACGCGTCTGGAATGCGAAACCGGTTTCATGCGGAGCCTTTCGGGATGGATGGATTCTGGATTGCGTCGGGTGTCCGCCCTGGGGGCGCTTCGGAGGCGAGGCAATCCAGCCCGCCACGAAATTCGGCCACGGAGAAGATCTCGGCGCCGTAACGCTCGAGCCAGTCGCTGTCGACCCGCACGCCATTTCGCAGCAACCAGGGCTGGGCTTCGCGAACGATCAGTTTCCAGTCCTCCAGGTGGCGCAGTTGCTTCAGGCGGTCGGGGCGAGGAGGTTGGCCCAGCGCCTCGGCCAGCAGGTCCGTGAAGTTGACGACCTCGAACCCGCCCGGCTTCTCGTGGCCGATGAAGGCCATGTGACAGCCGTGGTAGAGCGTGACCAGGGCATCGGCCCGGGTGGCGCGCACCCGATCGAGCAGGTGGGCGTGTTCGACGGCCTGCAGCTGCGGCGAACGCGAACAGCCCGAACCGCCGCAGGTGTACGAGGACTCGAGCACCGTCTCCACGACCTGCAGGTCCGGAATCGATCGCAGCAGCGCCTCGACGTTGCGCCCGACTTCCGGCATGCCGTGGTGGGCGTGAAGCACCACGCGCCGGGGGATGCCGCGCACGAAGCGCCTGCGCAGTTCATCGGCGCGCTCCAGCAGATAGGCCGTGACGTGGTCGAAGTCATACCCGCGGGGCCGGAAGCCCGCCATCGTTTCATTCAGGTGCAAGTCGCAGGTAGGGCACCAGTTCAACACCTTCTCGGCCTCGAAATCCCCGAACCGCTTGAGCGTGTGGGCGGTCACGCGGCCGCCCACCGGCAGTTCCCCTTCCCACTTGGAGGCGATGACCCCACAGCAGGACGAAGGGCCGCCGACCACCTCGTAGTCAAGCTCCAGCGCGTCCAGGATGTACAAGGTGTTGAACATCAGGTTGGGCGTGCGCAGCGCATTGCAGCCCGTGTAGAACACCAGGTCGGTCTTGCGCGGCCGTGACGGCGTGAAAAGCCGCGCGTAGTCCTGGGGAAGCAGCTGCATGGCGATCATGAGCTTGATGGACCGCGCCATGCGCCGAAAGAGCTGCGGCGTGCGGCTTTCAATGGCCGCATCGCGCATGTTGGCCAGCATCAGCATCTTGCGGGGGTTCACGCCTTCGGGACACGCCTCTATGCAGTCGCCGCAGCCGTTGCAGCCGTGCATCCAGGCGGAGGCCGCCGCCCCGCTTGCGCGGTTCTCGCCCAGCAGCTGCAAGACGTCGGCCACCACTGCGCGCGAGTCGGCGCCGCTGGCCGCGCCGTAGGGAACAACCGGGCACACATCCACGCACTTGCCACACCGCGTGCAGGCGGAGAGAAGCTGATCGATCTCCCCGTGCACATGATGTTCGGCATCCGCCACGATGTTCATGACGAAGCCTCCGTGTCTCCTATCCGGACGATGGCCTCGATCTCCACCAGCATCCTTGGATCGATCAGGCGGCTGACCTCGACCAGGGTGGCCGCCGGGTTGCCGCAGAAGAACGGGGCTCGCAGCGCCAGCGTTTCGGTGTGGAATCGCTCGATGTCCGTGGTGAAGATCGTGTACTTCACGACGTCTTCCAACTGCGCGCCCGCGGCCACGATGATCTCGTTGAGGTTCGAAAAACACTGCGCTGTCTGCGCGCGGATGTCGCCGACGCCGACCACCTCACCATGTGGATCACGAGCCGTGATGCCGGCGGTGTGAAGCAGGCGGCCGTCGGTCACCACTCCGAGCGAGAAGCGCACCGTCTTCTCCCAGGGCTTGCCGAGCCGGAGGACTTGCCGGGTCACGCGCCGACCCCCTTGAGCAAGAGGACGGTGCAGTCCGCCCCGGCCACCCGATCGCGCGAGATGTCCTGGTAGCCGGGCGACTCGGCCCAGGCCCGCCAGGCGGCTTCGTCAGGAAAGGAAAGAAGAACGACCTTGTCGCCTTCCCAATGGCCCTCGAGCACCTTGGGTCGGGTGTCCGCGGACAGGACGGCGCCTTCGAACGCACCGAACACTCCGCCGAATGCCGCTTGATAGCGGTCATAGGCCGCACGGTCCTTGAACTTGAGCTGTGCGAGTACGTATACCGTCACATTGCGCCTTTCACACTGAAATTCCGGATCAGTGTGCAAGCACGAAGCAACGGCGCAAGTTAACTACTTAACACCGCGCCAGCAAGAAAGCCAGGGATCGACCTGGGCCATCGCAGATGACGACGGCAATCCGGACGGTGCTTTCAGAGTCGTCTTCGCGCGCCTGAGCGAATGCATACCACACCTGGCCGGCGTGGACAGCTCAGGCGCTTTCGCGAAGAATCGCGCTCAAACCTTCGCCGGAACTGTTAGATGGGCTGGCGCCTTCGGAAATCGTCTTCCCCGATCCCTGGGGGCAACGGAGGGAGCGTCACTCTGCTCGTTGCCCCTCTTGCGCCAGCCATGGAGCGCCCGCAGCACTCGCAACACCGTGGAGTCCCCCGGCACGGGCTCGGTCTTGAACTTGAGCTTTCGGGCAAGCGCAAGCATCGCGATGTTCTCGGCGATCACCCAACCCTCCATCATCTCGTAGCCATCGCGTCGTGCCCGGCGCACCAGGCTGGCCAGCAACTTGGTTGCCAGTCCGCTCCTGCGCCAGTCCTCGGCCACAGTGACCGCGAACTCGCAAACCTTGTCACCGGGTTCGCCCGCCTGCACGTACTGCGCGGCACCCACGATGTCGATGCTGTCGGCCGCGGGTATCGTGGCGACGAACACGAAGTCATGCCCGGGCCGCGGATGCACTCCGCGTTGGAGGGCAGCGTCGTCGAGCCGTTCTTTGTGCATCATGAACCGGCTGTAGCGAGATGAGGCCGACAGGCGGTCGAAGGCCTGGACGATCTCCGTCGCATCGGCCTCCACGACCGGACGCAACGTCACCTCGCGACCATCGCGCAGGGTGATGCGGCGCGGGCGATAGCTCCCCGCCATCTTCGCCGCCAGCGCTTGCCCTAGGCAGATGCGATCGCCGACAACGGCGCATTTGCCGCTGCCGCGGGATGGCGCAACTCGCGCCGAAGAATCTTGCCGATGTTCGACTTCGGCAGCGGCTCGCTGCGGAACTCGACGATCTTCGGCATCTTGTAGCCGGTGAGGTACTGGCGGCAATGCTCGAGCAGAGCCTGCTCGGTCAGTGCCGGATCCTTCCTCACGACGACAATCTTCACGACCTCGCCCGAGCGCTCGTCGGGCTCCCCGATGGCCGCCACCTCGGCCACGCCCGGGTGCAGCGCCACCGCATCCTCGATCTGGTTGGGGAAGACCTTGAATCCGGAGACGACGATCATGTCCTTCTTGCGGTCCGTGATCCTGAAGTACCCGCGCTCGTCCACCGACCCCATGTCGCCGGTGCGCAGCCAGCCGTCGTGCGTGAAGACCTTGTTCGTCTCGTCCGGGCGGTTCCAGTAGCGTGGCATGACCTGCGGGCCGCGCACGCAGATCTCGCCGACCTCGCCGGGCGCGAGCTCGCGGCCTTCATCGTCGAGGATGGCCGCCTGTGTGGAGGGAATCGGCAGTCCGATCGTTCCGGTCCACTCCGCAATGTCGATCGGGCTGGCCATCACGACCGGCGACGTTTCCGTCAGCCCATACCCTTCGACGATGGCCGCGCCGGTGCGCTGTTTCCAGCGTTCGGCCACCGTGCGCTGCACCGCCATGCCCCCCGCGCTGCTGAGCTTGAGGGCGCGCGTGTCGACCTCGGCAAACTCCGCCGCATCGAGCAGCGCCCGGTACAGCGTGTTGACGCCGATGATGATCGTGAAGGGATACCTCTTGAGGTCGTGGATGAAGGCCTTCATGTCTCTTGGGTTGGTCACCAGCACGGTGTGTGCGCCCATGTTCATCAGCACGAGACAGGAAGTCAGCGCGTACACGTGGTAGAGCGGCAGCGGGCAGACGAGCACCTCCTTGCCGTCCACCAGGTCGCGCGCCATCCACGCCGTCATCTGCAGCACGTTCGCGACCAGGTTCCCGTGCGTGAGCACGGCGCCCTTGGCCACGCCGGTCGTGCCACCGGTGTACTGGAGGAAGGCCATGTCATCGCGATTCAGAGGCACCTCCTCCAGGTGCCGCCCCCGGCCGGCGCGCAATCCGTCGTTGAACCCGGTCGCGCCGGCGATCTTCCATGCGGGCACCATGTGCCTCACGTACTTCACCACCACGTTGGTGAGCAGTTCCTTGACCACCGGAAACATGTCACCGACCTCTGTCGTGATCACGGCCAGGTTCAGGGTCGGGTTTCTCTCCAGCGCTTGCTGCAGCGTGTGGGCAAAATTTTCCAGCACCACGATGGCGCTCGCGCCTGAGTCCTTGAGCTGATGCTCCAACTCGGGCACGGTGTACTGCGGATTGACGTTGACGACCACCAGGCCGGCGCGCAGCACGGCGAACAGCGCCACCGGATACTGCAGCAGGTTCGGCATCATGATTGCCACCCGGTCGCCTTTGCGCAGGCCCAACGTCCCCTGCAGGTAGGCGGCGAAGTCGCGGCTCGAGCGGTCGAGCTCGGCATAGCTCATCGATGCGCCCATGTTGCTGTAAGCGGGCAGGTCGCCGAAGCGCTGGCAGCTGTGCAGCAACATGTCCCTGAGCGAGGCGAACTCATGCACATCCACCTCGGCTGGAATCCCGGCTGGGTAGAGCTTCAACCAGATTGCTTCCATCTCGAATCGCTCCTTCCAACCTCGAGTGAAGCGATGGTTAGCCACGGCCGTCACGACATCGAGGCAACTCGCGCAACCACGCGAACATGGACAAGCATGCTCGCACGCCTGGGCAGGTTGAGCAACTCAAGCGCAGTGAAGGCGACTGGCGCGTATCGTCGCGTTTCCCGCTTCGCGATGCAGCCTTCCGCTCACGCGTACAGCTGCTCGATCTCCCCCGCGTACACCTTGTAGATGCTGGAGCGCCGCACCTTCATGGTGGCGGTGACTTCGCCGTCGTCGTGGTCCAGCTCCTTGGTCAGCAGGTGGAAGCGCCGCACCTGGGACACGTTGGCCAGCCGGGCGTTGCCCTTGTCGATCTCGGCCTGCACCAGCTGGCGCACCGGCTCCAGCTCCACCAGCGAGCGGAAATGGGTGAAGGCCAGGCGCTGCGCCTCGGCCCACTTGCCCACCGTCTCGTAGTCGATCTGGATCAGCGCCGAGACGAACTTGCGCGCCTCGGCCACCACGATGCACTCCTTGATGAAGGGGCTGGCCTTCATGGTGTTCTCGATCTCCGAGGGCGTCAGGTTCTTGCCGCCGGCGGTGATCATGATGTCCTTCAGGCGGTCGACGATGCGCAGCTGGCCATCGGCGCCCTGCTCCACCACGTCGCCGGTGTGCAGCCAGCCGTCGCGGATCGACTGCGCCGTGGCCTCGGGGTTCTTGTAGTAGCCGGCGAACACCACGTCGCCGCGCAGCAGCAGCTCGTCCTGTGCGCCCAGCCGGACTTCCACGCCTTCGGTGGCGCGGCCCACGGTGCCGATGCGCACCTCGTCCAGGTCCTGGCCCAGCACCATGCCGGTCGATTCGGTCAGGCCATACACCTCCACCAGCGGCACGCCCAGCGTGCGGAAGAAGCGCACCACGTCCGGCGGAATGGGCGCAGCGCCGGTCAGCGCCACCTCGGCCCGGCGCAGCCCGATGAAGTTCTGCAGCGCGCGCAGCACGGTCCAGTAGGCGAAGGCAAAGCGCAGCCGCTCGCCCAGGCTCCATTGCCCCCGGGGCTTCTCCGCCATCGGCGCGGCGGCCGCCAGAGCCCGCCGGTACAGCGCCTGCTGGAGCGAGCCCGCCTCCTGCATCTTGATGCTGATGGCGGCGTGCAGCTTCTCCCAGATGCGCGGCACACCCAGGAACATGCTGGGCGCGACCTCCCGCAGGTCTTCCTGCACGGTGCGGATCGATTCGCCGAAGTTCACCTGCGAGCCCAGGTACAGCGGCACGAAGGTGGTCAGCATCTGCTCGGCCACGTGGCACAGCGGCAGGTACGACAGGTGGCTGGTGCCGGCGTGCAGCCGCAGCCGCTGCACGATGCCGGGCACCACGCCGCGGATGTTGCGCCAGGAGATCATGGCGCCCTTGGGCGCGCCGGTGGAACCGGACGTGTAGATCATCAGCCCGATGTCGTCCAGCGTCTGCGCGGCCAGCGCGACGTCGATGCGGCCGTGGCCCTCGCTGGCGGCCATGGCGGCGCCGGCGGCCTCGATCTCGGCGAAGGTCTTGATGCGGGCCCGCTCCTCGGGGCCGTAACTCGCCAGCCCCTTGGTCTCGACCATGACGATCCAGCGCAGGCGCGGCAGCTGCCCGATCGCGTCGAGCAGCTTGTCGACCTGCTCCTGGTCCTCGCAGACCACGGCCTCGCAGTCGGCATGGCCGACCACGTAGGCCACCTCGTTGCTGGGGCTGGTCGGATAGACGCCGACGGTCACGGCGCCGATCAGGCCGGCGCCCATCTGCGCCAGCACCCACTCGGCGCGGTTCTCCGACAGCACCCCCAGGTGCGAGCCCTGGTGCAGGCCGAGCGAGGCGAGGCCGAGCCCGAAGTGGCCGGCCCGCCGGTAGTAGGCGGTCCAGGTCAGCGGGTGCCAGATGCCGAAGTCCTTCTGCCGCACCGCCACCCGGTCGGGCTGGCGCTGCGCCTGCTCGCGCAGCATCTGCGGCAGGGTCTTCTCCGGCAGGGGATTCACGTATGCATTCATGCGAGGCAGTTCAGGACAGCCATCGTTTGCGGCGCTTGTAGTGCTTCAACTCGCGGAAGCTCTTGGCCTGCCCGCCGCCGCCCATGCCCAGGTAGAACTCGCGCACGTCCGGGTCGGCCGCGAGCCGCTCGGCGGGGCCGTCGATCACGATCTTGCCGCTTTCCATGATGTAGCCGGCGTGCGCCACCGCCAGCGCCAGGCTGGCGTTCTGCTCCACCAGCAGCATGGAGACGCCGCGCTCGCGGTTGATGCGGGCGATGATGGTGAAGATCTCCTCCACCAGCAGCGGCGACAGGCCGAGCGACGGCTCGTCCAGCAGGATCAGCTGGGGGTCGCCCACCAGCGCGCGGCCGATCGCCAGCATCTGCTGCTCGCCGCCCGACAGATATCCGGCCAGGCCCTTGCGGCGCTCGTGCAGGCGCGGGAAGTAGCTGTAGACGGCGTCGAAGTCGCGCGGCGCCGGCTTGCGGCCGGTGAGCGCGTAGGTGGCCACCACCAGGTTCTCCTCGACCGACAGGTCTTCGAACACGCGGCGGCCTTCCATCACGTGGGCCAGGCCGCGCCGCACCAGCTGCTGCGGCGCGCTGCGGTCGGTGGGCGCACCGTCGAAGGTGATGGCGCCGGCCTGCAGCTCGCCGTCTTCCAGCGGCAGCAGGCCGCAGATCGCCTTCAGCGTGGTGGACTTGCCGGCCCCGTTGCTGCCCAGCAGGGCGACGATCTGGCCGCGCGGCACGGCCAGCGACAGGCCGCGCAACACCTGCACGACCTTGTTGTAGACCACCTCGATGTTGTTGACGTCGAGGACGGTGTCCACCGCCGCTGACCGCTGCTGCATCGCCACCGCTTCTTCAGTTCAGCTTGATCCAGTCGGAGGCGGGCACCATCTTCTGCGCCTTCATGTCGGCGCGGTAGACGCGGCCCACCGGGATGGAGTTGCCGCTGATGGTGACCGGCACGCCGATGATGCCGCCGGTGTCGAAGTCCTTGATGGAGTTCAGCGCGGCCTTCAGGTTGGCGCCGTTCAGCGCCTTGCCGGCGTCGAGCGTGCGCTTGGCCGCCTCGGTAAACAGCATGGCAGTCAGGAAGCCCTGCATGTAGGCCGTGCTCTGGTATTCCGGGCGCATGGCGCGGATCTTGTCCAGCATCGGCGCCTTGGCCGAGGTGTCGTAGTAGTAGCGGAACGGCATCACGCCCATGAAGCCGTCGCCCGCCTCGCCCATCTTCATGACGGTGGAGCTGTCCATCGTCCAGAAGGTGCCCATCCACTTGCTGGTCATGCCCTGCTGCTTGCCCTGCTGGATGAACTCGGGGATGGGCGCCAGGATGTAGCCGTGGAAGATGGTGTAGTCGGGCGCGGCGCGGCGCAGCTTGATCACCTCGGTGGACACGTCCACGCTGCCCGGCGGCGTCATGATCTTGGCCGCCACCGACAGGCCCAGCTTCTTGGCCAGCGCCTCGCTTTCGTCGATCGGGTCGCGGCCGAACTCGGAGTCGGAATAGACGAAGGCCACCTTGGCGCCCGGCTTCTCCTTGGCGATGTGTCGCAGCAGGATGCCGAACATCTCGGTGTAGTCGGGGCCGACCAGGAACTGGTTCGGGTACTTCTTGGGGTCGTTCAGCTCGGTGGCGAAGGAGGCCCCGGCCATCAGGATGTTGGCGTTGCGGTCCAGCTCGGGGTTGATGGTCTTGGCAAAGCCGGTGGAGTCGCCGTAGTACAGGTTGACCTTGTTCTGGCTGGTGATCTTCTTGAACGCCGCCACCGACACATCGACCTTGTAGGCGGTGTCCTCGGGCACGTAGCGGATCTTGCGGCCCTTGATGCCGCCGGCGTCGTTGACCATCTTCACGTAGTCGGTGATGCCGGCGTTGATGCCCACGCCGGCGAACGCGAACACGCCGGTCATCGGGATCGAGCCGCCGATGACGATGTCCTCGGCCTGCGCGTGCACCAGCGCCGGGGCGGCCAGCGCGGCGCCCGTGGCCAGCACCAGGCTGCGCCGGGTCAACGAGGGGGATGCCTTCTTCATGCTTGTC
The sequence above is a segment of the Ramlibacter tataouinensis genome. Coding sequences within it:
- a CDS encoding ABC transporter substrate-binding protein produces the protein MKKASPSLTRRSLVLATGAALAAPALVHAQAEDIVIGGSIPMTGVFAFAGVGINAGITDYVKMVNDAGGIKGRKIRYVPEDTAYKVDVSVAAFKKITSQNKVNLYYGDSTGFAKTINPELDRNANILMAGASFATELNDPKKYPNQFLVGPDYTEMFGILLRHIAKEKPGAKVAFVYSDSEFGRDPIDESEALAKKLGLSVAAKIMTPPGSVDVSTEVIKLRRAAPDYTIFHGYILAPIPEFIQQGKQQGMTSKWMGTFWTMDSSTVMKMGEAGDGFMGVMPFRYYYDTSAKAPMLDKIRAMRPEYQSTAYMQGFLTAMLFTEAAKRTLDAGKALNGANLKAALNSIKDFDTGGIIGVPVTISGNSIPVGRVYRADMKAQKMVPASDWIKLN
- a CDS encoding AMP-binding protein translates to MEAIWLKLYPAGIPAEVDVHEFASLRDMLLHSCQRFGDLPAYSNMGASMSYAELDRSSRDFAAYLQGTLGLRKGDRVAIMMPNLLQYPVALFAVLRAGLVVVNVNPQYTVPELEHQLKDSGASAIVVLENFAHTLQQALERNPTLNLAVITTEVGDMFPVVKELLTNVVVKYVRHMVPAWKIAGATGFNDGLRAGRGRHLEEVPLNRDDMAFLQYTGGTTGVAKGAVLTHGNLVANVLQMTAWMARDLVDGKEVLVCPLPLYHVYALTSCLVLMNMGAHTVLVTNPRDMKAFIHDLKRYPFTIIIGVNTLYRALLDAAEFAEVDTRALKLSSAGGMAVQRTVAERWKQRTGAAIVEGYGLTETSPVVMASPIDIAEWTGTIGLPIPSTQAAILDDEGRELAPGEVGEICVRGPQVMPRYWNRPDETNKVFTHDGWLRTGDMGSVDERGYFRITDRKKDMIVVSGFKVFPNQIEDAVALHPGVAEVAAIGEPDERSGEVVKIVVVRKDPALTEQALLEHCRQYLTGYKMPKIVEFRSEPLPKSNIGKILRRELRHPAAAANAPLSAIASA
- a CDS encoding AMP-dependent synthetase/ligase, with translation MNAYVNPLPEKTLPQMLREQAQRQPDRVAVRQKDFGIWHPLTWTAYYRRAGHFGLGLASLGLHQGSHLGVLSENRAEWVLAQMGAGLIGAVTVGVYPTSPSNEVAYVVGHADCEAVVCEDQEQVDKLLDAIGQLPRLRWIVMVETKGLASYGPEERARIKTFAEIEAAGAAMAASEGHGRIDVALAAQTLDDIGLMIYTSGSTGAPKGAMISWRNIRGVVPGIVQRLRLHAGTSHLSYLPLCHVAEQMLTTFVPLYLGSQVNFGESIRTVQEDLREVAPSMFLGVPRIWEKLHAAISIKMQEAGSLQQALYRRALAAAAPMAEKPRGQWSLGERLRFAFAYWTVLRALQNFIGLRRAEVALTGAAPIPPDVVRFFRTLGVPLVEVYGLTESTGMVLGQDLDEVRIGTVGRATEGVEVRLGAQDELLLRGDVVFAGYYKNPEATAQSIRDGWLHTGDVVEQGADGQLRIVDRLKDIMITAGGKNLTPSEIENTMKASPFIKECIVVAEARKFVSALIQIDYETVGKWAEAQRLAFTHFRSLVELEPVRQLVQAEIDKGNARLANVSQVRRFHLLTKELDHDDGEVTATMKVRRSSIYKVYAGEIEQLYA
- a CDS encoding ABC transporter ATP-binding protein yields the protein MQQRSAAVDTVLDVNNIEVVYNKVVQVLRGLSLAVPRGQIVALLGSNGAGKSTTLKAICGLLPLEDGELQAGAITFDGAPTDRSAPQQLVRRGLAHVMEGRRVFEDLSVEENLVVATYALTGRKPAPRDFDAVYSYFPRLHERRKGLAGYLSGGEQQMLAIGRALVGDPQLILLDEPSLGLSPLLVEEIFTIIARINRERGVSMLLVEQNASLALAVAHAGYIMESGKIVIDGPAERLAADPDVREFYLGMGGGGQAKSFRELKHYKRRKRWLS